One genomic segment of Micromonospora sp. WMMC415 includes these proteins:
- the murA gene encoding UDP-N-acetylglucosamine 1-carboxyvinyltransferase codes for MTDDVLVVHGGTPLEGRIRVRGAKNLVSKAMVAALLGDSPSRLYDVPKIRDVEVVRGLLGLHGVKVSDGNEDGELVFDPANVESASTDQINVHAGSSRIPILFCGPLLHRLGHAFIPDLGGCHIGPRPIDFHLQALREFGATVDKRPEGLHLSAPNGLHGTKFALPYPSVGATEQVLLTAVMAEGVTELRNAAVEPEIIDLICVLQKMGAIIKVHTDRVIEIQGVPKLHGYTHRPIPDRIEAASWAAAALATRGHVEVLGAQQADMMTFLNIFRSVGGEYEVTDARPPKLGDPGQEGGIRFWHPGGELKSVALETDVHPGFMTDWQQPLVVALTQARGLSIVHETVYEQRLGYTEALNSMGANIQVYRDCLGGTPCRFGRRNFKHSAVIAGPSKLHAADLVIPDLRAGFSHLIAALAAEGTSRVYGVDLINRGYEDFEAKLADLGAHVERP; via the coding sequence TTGACCGACGACGTCCTGGTCGTACACGGAGGCACTCCGCTGGAAGGGCGGATCCGCGTGCGCGGCGCGAAGAACCTGGTCTCGAAGGCGATGGTCGCCGCCCTGCTGGGCGACAGCCCGAGCCGGCTGTACGACGTGCCGAAGATCCGTGACGTCGAGGTCGTCCGCGGGCTGCTCGGCCTGCACGGGGTCAAGGTCAGCGACGGCAACGAGGACGGCGAGCTGGTCTTCGACCCCGCGAACGTGGAGAGCGCCAGCACCGACCAGATCAACGTGCACGCCGGCTCCAGCCGGATCCCGATCCTGTTCTGCGGGCCGCTGCTGCACCGCCTCGGGCACGCGTTCATCCCGGACCTGGGCGGCTGCCACATCGGTCCCCGCCCGATCGACTTCCACCTCCAGGCGCTGCGGGAGTTCGGGGCCACCGTCGACAAGCGGCCGGAGGGCCTGCACCTGTCGGCGCCGAACGGCCTGCACGGCACCAAGTTCGCCCTGCCGTACCCGAGCGTCGGCGCCACCGAGCAGGTGCTGCTCACCGCCGTGATGGCCGAGGGCGTGACCGAGCTGCGCAACGCGGCGGTCGAGCCGGAGATCATCGACCTGATCTGCGTCCTGCAGAAGATGGGCGCGATCATCAAGGTGCACACCGACCGGGTGATCGAGATCCAGGGCGTGCCGAAGCTGCACGGCTACACCCACCGGCCCATCCCGGACCGGATCGAGGCGGCGAGCTGGGCGGCGGCCGCCCTCGCGACCCGCGGGCACGTCGAGGTGCTCGGCGCGCAGCAGGCCGACATGATGACCTTCCTCAACATCTTCCGCTCGGTCGGCGGCGAGTACGAGGTGACCGACGCCCGGCCGCCGAAGCTGGGCGACCCGGGCCAGGAGGGCGGCATCCGGTTCTGGCACCCCGGTGGCGAGCTGAAGTCGGTGGCGCTGGAGACCGACGTGCACCCCGGCTTCATGACCGACTGGCAGCAGCCGCTCGTCGTGGCGCTGACCCAGGCGCGGGGCCTGTCGATCGTCCACGAGACGGTCTACGAGCAGCGGCTCGGCTACACCGAGGCGCTCAACTCGATGGGCGCCAACATCCAGGTCTACCGGGACTGCCTCGGCGGCACGCCGTGCCGCTTCGGCCGGCGCAACTTCAAGCACTCGGCGGTCATCGCCGGGCCGAGCAAGCTGCACGCCGCCGACCTGGTCATCCCGGACCTGCGGGCCGGCTTCAGCCACCTGATCGCCGCGCTCGCCGCCGAGGGCACCTCCCGGGTGTACGGCGTCGACCTGATCAACCGCGGCTACGAGGACTTCGAGGCGAAGCTCGCCGACCTCGGCGCGCACGTCGAGCGGCCGTGA
- a CDS encoding AzlC family ABC transporter permease — MRTVQRTPDPVLRDVAAIGAAMVAVGASFGAVAVAAGLPAWATVAMSVLVYAGGAQFMAVGLVAAGSPPAAVLAGLLLNARHLPFGLTLADSVGRSLWRRLLGSHLMTDEATAFALARPPGADRRRAFWLAGVLLFLAWNVGTVLGVLAGGVAGDPAALGLDAAFPAGLIALLLPTLRDRDTRRAALVGAVLAVLATPLLPAGLPVLLALAGPAILAVRSARRAASTGQAAPPPAAHTAQPAGQDGGVGEAVGTAAGVPARWEGERSC, encoded by the coding sequence ATGCGTACGGTACAGCGAACACCCGACCCGGTCCTCCGCGACGTCGCCGCGATCGGGGCGGCGATGGTCGCGGTGGGCGCGTCCTTCGGGGCGGTCGCGGTGGCCGCGGGCCTGCCCGCCTGGGCGACCGTCGCCATGTCCGTGCTGGTGTACGCCGGCGGCGCGCAGTTCATGGCCGTCGGGCTGGTGGCCGCCGGCAGCCCGCCCGCCGCCGTCCTCGCCGGGCTCCTGCTCAACGCCCGGCACCTGCCGTTCGGGCTGACCCTCGCCGACAGTGTGGGGCGGTCGCTCTGGCGCCGGCTGCTGGGCAGCCACCTGATGACCGACGAGGCCACCGCCTTCGCGCTGGCCCGTCCGCCCGGTGCCGACCGGCGGCGGGCCTTCTGGCTGGCCGGCGTCCTGCTCTTCCTCGCCTGGAACGTCGGCACCGTGCTGGGCGTGCTGGCCGGCGGGGTGGCCGGCGATCCCGCCGCGCTCGGCCTGGACGCGGCGTTCCCGGCCGGCCTGATCGCCCTCCTGCTGCCGACGCTGCGGGACCGGGACACCCGGCGGGCGGCGCTGGTCGGTGCCGTGCTCGCGGTGCTCGCCACCCCGCTGCTGCCGGCCGGGTTGCCCGTGCTGCTGGCGCTGGCCGGTCCGGCGATCCTCGCCGTCCGGAGCGCCCGGCGCGCCGCCTCGACCGGTCAGGCCGCGCCACCACCGGCCGCCCACACCGCACAGCCGGCCGGGCAGGACGGCGGCGTCGGAGAAGCGGTCGGAACGGCGGCCGGCGTGCCGGCCCGGTGGGAGGGGGAGCGGTCGTGCTGA
- the nadA gene encoding quinolinate synthase NadA, translating to MTSTWVEPSNTATALLLLGRGSDPATERGVECPGDLPAPSDPDLVARAAAAKAKLGSKVFVLGHHYQRDEVIQFADVTGDSFKLAREAAARPEAEYIVFCGVHFMAESADILTSDAQKVVLPDLAAGCSMADMAVLSQVETAWDVLTDLGIAGHTVPVTYMNSSADIKGFVGRNGGVVCTSSNAKRALEWAYQQGEKVLFLPDQHLGRNTAVLEMGFSLDDCVLYDPHKPNGGLTPEQLRDAKMILWRGHCSVHGRFTLDSVNDVRERVPGVNVLVHPECRHEVVNAADFVGSTEYIIKTIEAAPAGSAWAVGTELNLVRRLALANPDKQIMFLDKAVCYCSTMNRIDLPHLVWALEELVAGRVVNQITVDADTAHHARVALDQMLALPGADTPPSSAS from the coding sequence GTGACGTCGACCTGGGTAGAACCTTCCAACACGGCCACCGCACTGCTCCTGCTCGGTCGCGGCAGCGACCCCGCCACCGAGCGCGGCGTCGAGTGCCCGGGTGACCTGCCGGCGCCGAGCGACCCGGATCTGGTGGCCCGCGCGGCGGCGGCGAAGGCGAAGCTGGGCAGCAAGGTGTTCGTGCTGGGCCACCACTACCAGCGCGACGAGGTGATCCAGTTCGCCGACGTGACCGGTGACTCGTTCAAGCTGGCCCGGGAGGCCGCGGCGCGGCCGGAGGCGGAGTACATCGTCTTCTGCGGCGTGCACTTCATGGCCGAGAGCGCCGACATCCTCACCTCGGACGCGCAGAAGGTGGTCCTGCCCGATCTGGCGGCCGGCTGCTCGATGGCCGACATGGCGGTGCTGTCGCAGGTCGAGACCGCCTGGGACGTGCTGACCGACCTCGGCATCGCCGGGCACACCGTCCCGGTGACGTACATGAACTCCTCGGCGGACATCAAGGGCTTCGTCGGGCGCAACGGCGGCGTGGTCTGCACCTCGTCGAACGCGAAGCGCGCCCTGGAGTGGGCGTACCAGCAGGGTGAGAAGGTGCTCTTCCTGCCCGACCAGCACCTGGGCCGGAACACGGCGGTGCTGGAGATGGGCTTCTCGCTGGACGACTGCGTCCTGTACGACCCGCACAAGCCGAACGGCGGGCTCACCCCGGAGCAGCTGCGCGACGCGAAGATGATCCTGTGGCGGGGCCACTGCTCGGTGCACGGCCGGTTCACCCTCGACAGCGTCAACGACGTGCGGGAGCGGGTGCCGGGCGTGAACGTGCTGGTGCACCCGGAGTGCCGGCACGAGGTGGTCAACGCCGCCGACTTCGTCGGGTCGACCGAGTACATCATCAAGACGATCGAGGCCGCGCCGGCCGGTTCGGCGTGGGCGGTCGGCACCGAGCTGAACCTGGTCCGCCGGCTGGCGCTGGCCAACCCGGACAAGCAGATCATGTTCCTCGACAAGGCGGTCTGCTACTGCTCGACGATGAACCGCATCGACCTGCCGCACCTGGTGTGGGCGCTGGAGGAGCTGGTCGCCGGCCGGGTGGTCAACCAGATCACGGTGGACGCGGACACCGCGCACCACGCGCGGGTGGCGCTGGACCAGATGCTCGCGCTCCCCGGGGCCGACACCCCGCCGTCGAGCGCCAGCTGA
- a CDS encoding cysteine desulfurase family protein, which yields MSASPVYLDAATAAPLHPVARQALLAALDDGWADPGRLYTQARRARQLLDAAREATAATLGVRPDELSFTPSGTAAAHSAVLGGLTGRRRVGATLVHSAIEHSAVLHAAEKHVAGGGTATPVPVDRLGRVDVDAWSTAVREPGVALAALIAASHEVGTVQPVGVAADACAAAEVPLYVDAAQVVGRAPVPEGWSVLTASAHKWGGPPGVGVLAVRKGTRWESPWPADERESGRTPGVLNLPAVVAAAASLRAAAADAAAEAARLAPLVDRIRARVAAEVPDVEVVGDPDHRLPHLVTFSCLYVDGEALLHALDRRGFAVSSGSSCTSSTLRPSHVLEAMGVLSHGNVRVSLHRETTEADVERFLAELPGIVAGLRAEAGVVGL from the coding sequence GTGAGCGCTTCCCCGGTCTACCTGGACGCGGCGACCGCCGCGCCGCTGCACCCGGTGGCCCGGCAGGCACTGCTGGCCGCGCTCGACGACGGCTGGGCCGACCCGGGACGCCTGTACACGCAGGCCCGTCGGGCCCGCCAGCTCCTCGACGCCGCCCGTGAGGCGACCGCGGCCACGCTCGGTGTCCGACCCGACGAGTTGTCCTTCACCCCCAGCGGCACGGCGGCCGCGCACTCCGCCGTGCTCGGCGGTCTCACCGGGCGGCGCCGGGTCGGCGCCACCCTGGTGCACTCCGCGATCGAGCACTCGGCGGTGCTGCACGCCGCCGAGAAGCACGTGGCCGGCGGCGGTACGGCGACACCCGTGCCGGTGGACCGGCTGGGCCGGGTGGACGTCGACGCCTGGTCGACGGCGGTCCGTGAGCCCGGCGTGGCGCTCGCCGCGCTGATCGCCGCCAGTCACGAGGTCGGCACGGTGCAGCCGGTCGGTGTGGCGGCCGACGCCTGCGCGGCGGCCGAGGTCCCGCTCTACGTCGACGCCGCCCAGGTGGTGGGCCGCGCTCCCGTTCCGGAGGGTTGGTCGGTGCTGACCGCGAGCGCCCACAAGTGGGGCGGGCCGCCCGGCGTCGGGGTGCTGGCCGTCCGCAAGGGCACCCGCTGGGAGTCGCCGTGGCCCGCCGACGAGCGCGAGTCGGGGCGTACGCCCGGGGTGTTGAACCTGCCGGCGGTCGTGGCGGCGGCGGCGAGCCTGCGCGCGGCGGCGGCCGACGCGGCGGCGGAGGCGGCCCGGCTCGCGCCCCTGGTGGACCGGATCCGGGCGCGGGTGGCGGCGGAGGTGCCGGACGTCGAGGTGGTGGGTGATCCGGATCACCGGCTCCCCCACCTGGTGACGTTCTCCTGCCTGTACGTCGACGGCGAGGCGTTGCTGCACGCGCTGGACCGGCGCGGCTTCGCCGTCTCCTCCGGCTCCTCCTGCACGTCGTCGACGTTGCGCCCGTCGCACGTGCTGGAGGCGATGGGTGTGCTGTCGCACGGCAACGTACGGGTCTCGCTGCACCGGGAGACCACCGAGGCAGACGTGGAGCGTTTCCTCGCCGAGCTGCCGGGGATCGTGGCGGGGCTGCGCGCCGAGGCGGGGGTGGTGGGGCTGTGA
- a CDS encoding sulfurtransferase TusA family protein — protein sequence MTLPEEVLDCRGQRCPLPVIAVARRLPDLPVGTVVRVLADDPAAAVDIPAWCRMRGQEFVGRLDGPDGPAYDVRRRH from the coding sequence GTGACGCTGCCGGAGGAGGTGCTCGACTGCCGGGGGCAGCGCTGCCCGCTGCCGGTGATCGCCGTGGCCCGGCGCCTGCCCGACCTACCGGTCGGCACGGTGGTCCGGGTACTGGCGGACGACCCGGCGGCCGCGGTGGACATCCCGGCCTGGTGCCGCATGCGCGGCCAGGAGTTCGTGGGCCGGCTCGACGGCCCGGACGGCCCGGCGTACGACGTCCGCCGCCGCCACTGA
- a CDS encoding helix-turn-helix domain-containing protein, whose product MSAEPAPPLATIAAALRRERERVNISLTELARRAGIAKSTLSQLESGVGNPSVETLWALGVALNVPFSRLVEPPSAAVRVVRAGEGPRIRSEHAEFTATLLSSGSAHVRRDVYLMELEPGTVRTAEAHTARSTEHIVVGAGRLRVGPEQEPVELGPGDYATFPGDVPHRYEALAPGTFAVLVMEHP is encoded by the coding sequence ATGTCCGCCGAGCCGGCTCCCCCGCTCGCCACCATCGCCGCCGCGCTGCGCCGCGAGCGCGAGCGGGTCAACATCTCGCTCACCGAGCTGGCCCGCCGGGCCGGCATCGCCAAGTCGACGCTGTCGCAGTTGGAGTCGGGGGTGGGCAACCCGAGCGTCGAGACGCTCTGGGCACTCGGAGTGGCCCTGAATGTGCCGTTCAGCCGGCTGGTCGAGCCGCCGAGCGCCGCGGTCCGGGTCGTCCGCGCCGGCGAGGGTCCCCGGATCCGCTCCGAGCACGCGGAGTTCACCGCGACGCTGCTCAGCTCCGGGTCCGCGCACGTCCGTCGGGACGTCTACCTCATGGAGCTGGAACCGGGGACCGTCCGCACCGCCGAGGCGCACACGGCCCGGAGCACCGAGCACATCGTGGTGGGCGCCGGGCGGCTCCGCGTCGGGCCGGAGCAGGAGCCGGTCGAGCTGGGGCCCGGTGACTACGCCACGTTCCCCGGCGACGTGCCACACCGCTACGAGGCACTGGCCCCCGGCACCTTCGCGGTGCTGGTGATGGAACACCCCTGA
- a CDS encoding cytochrome c oxidase subunit 4 encodes MKTEWKIFLVIAGFLLFATFLYGGWTAADAGRVEWVGTVGLLLSFLLCAMCGGFFWFVSRRIDLRPEDRPDAEIAEGAGEVGFFSPGSYWPFGLALSASIAGLGLVFWQFWLLGVGLVAVVFAACGLLFEYYSGTRRTAEH; translated from the coding sequence ATGAAGACCGAGTGGAAGATCTTCCTGGTCATCGCCGGGTTCCTGCTCTTCGCCACGTTCCTCTACGGCGGCTGGACCGCCGCGGACGCCGGTCGGGTCGAGTGGGTCGGCACCGTCGGCCTGCTGCTGAGCTTCCTGCTCTGCGCGATGTGCGGTGGCTTCTTCTGGTTCGTGTCCCGCCGGATCGACCTGCGTCCGGAGGACCGGCCGGACGCGGAGATCGCCGAGGGCGCGGGCGAGGTCGGCTTCTTCAGCCCGGGCAGCTACTGGCCGTTCGGCCTGGCGCTGTCCGCGTCGATCGCCGGTCTGGGCCTGGTGTTCTGGCAGTTCTGGCTGCTGGGCGTCGGTCTGGTGGCGGTCGTCTTCGCCGCCTGCGGCCTGCTCTTCGAGTACTACAGCGGCACCCGGCGCACCGCCGAGCACTGA
- a CDS encoding DUF3043 domain-containing protein, which yields MSLFRRKSANLVEEATTSVTPEEETTSARPRGYTPAKGRETPKRPAAGRRPATAAKPLTKEEQRERRRQLRADAAAEFRREGGPRDRGPERLLARNVVDSRRTVGTWFFGGALIVLIGSNQAMPPVVQLVSNILWGALAFGVIVDSILISRKIRKLVRERFPNTGQRMGSLYLYAIMRSITFRRMRAPEPRVNIGDPI from the coding sequence GTGTCGCTGTTTCGCCGCAAGTCCGCCAACCTCGTCGAGGAGGCCACCACCTCGGTGACCCCCGAGGAGGAGACCACCTCCGCCCGTCCCCGCGGCTACACCCCCGCCAAGGGACGCGAGACGCCGAAGCGTCCGGCGGCCGGCCGCCGTCCGGCCACGGCGGCGAAGCCGCTGACCAAGGAGGAGCAGCGGGAGCGGCGGCGCCAGTTGCGCGCCGACGCGGCGGCGGAGTTCCGGCGCGAGGGCGGCCCCCGCGACCGCGGGCCGGAGCGGCTGCTCGCCCGCAACGTGGTCGACTCCCGGCGTACGGTGGGCACCTGGTTCTTCGGCGGCGCGCTGATCGTGCTGATCGGCTCGAACCAGGCGATGCCCCCGGTGGTCCAGCTGGTCTCCAACATCCTCTGGGGCGCGCTGGCGTTCGGTGTGATCGTCGACTCGATCCTGATCTCGCGAAAGATCAGGAAGCTGGTCCGCGAGCGCTTCCCGAACACCGGGCAGCGGATGGGGTCGCTCTACCTCTACGCGATCATGCGGTCGATCACGTTCCGCCGGATGCGGGCCCCCGAGCCGCGCGTCAACATCGGCGACCCGATCTGA
- a CDS encoding carbohydrate kinase family protein yields MKIAVTGSIATDHLMSFPGRFADQFIADQLHKVSLSFLVDDLVLRRGGVAANIAFGMGQLGLRPALVGAVGADFADYRSWLERHGVDCDSVHVSEVAHTARFVCTTDTEMCQIASFYAGAMSEARNIELEPVARRIDGLDLVLVGANDPEAMLRHSAECRERGYAFAADPSQQLARMPGEDVVALIDGADYLMTNDYEKSLLQSKAGLSDEQLLDMVKVRVTTLGKHGVEIAGRGIDPIHVPIAREIRAVDPTGVGDGFRAGFFAALSWGLGLERAAQVGSLLATLVLETVGTQEYQVRRDLFVKRLAESYGDEAAEDVRPHLLP; encoded by the coding sequence ATGAAGATCGCCGTGACGGGCTCGATCGCGACCGACCACCTGATGAGCTTCCCCGGCCGGTTCGCCGACCAGTTCATCGCCGACCAGCTGCACAAGGTGTCGCTCTCCTTCCTGGTGGACGACCTGGTGCTGCGCCGCGGCGGGGTGGCCGCCAACATCGCCTTCGGCATGGGGCAGCTCGGCCTGCGCCCGGCGCTGGTGGGCGCGGTCGGCGCGGACTTCGCCGACTACCGCTCCTGGCTGGAGCGGCACGGCGTCGACTGCGACTCGGTGCACGTGAGCGAGGTCGCCCACACCGCCCGCTTCGTCTGCACCACCGACACCGAGATGTGCCAGATCGCGTCCTTCTACGCGGGTGCGATGAGCGAGGCGCGCAACATCGAGTTGGAGCCGGTGGCCCGCCGCATCGACGGCCTCGACCTGGTGCTGGTCGGCGCCAACGACCCGGAGGCGATGCTGCGGCACTCCGCCGAGTGCCGGGAGCGGGGGTACGCCTTCGCGGCCGACCCCTCCCAGCAGCTCGCCCGGATGCCCGGCGAGGACGTCGTCGCGCTGATCGACGGCGCGGACTACCTGATGACCAACGACTACGAGAAGTCGCTGCTGCAGAGCAAGGCCGGCCTCAGCGACGAACAGCTGCTCGACATGGTGAAGGTCCGGGTCACCACGCTGGGCAAGCACGGCGTGGAGATCGCCGGCCGCGGCATCGACCCGATCCACGTGCCGATCGCCCGGGAGATCCGCGCGGTCGACCCCACCGGCGTCGGCGACGGCTTCCGGGCCGGCTTCTTCGCCGCGCTCTCCTGGGGCCTCGGGCTGGAGCGGGCCGCCCAGGTCGGGTCGCTGCTCGCCACGCTGGTGCTGGAGACCGTCGGCACGCAGGAGTACCAGGTCCGCCGTGACCTGTTCGTCAAGCGCCTCGCCGAGTCGTACGGCGACGAGGCCGCCGAGGACGTACGGCCGCACCTCCTGCCGTGA
- a CDS encoding glycerate kinase gives MRVLLCPDKFAGTLSAPDVAAAVADGWHEVAGGDELLVRPLADGGPGFLDVLADALDARRVPVPTVDPLGRPAAGEILVTADGTAYVESAQACGLHLLTPAERDPKATTSYGLGLLVAAAVEHGARQVVIGLGGSATNDAGAGMLTALGVTPLDDAGRALPYGGAALAAVAALDGVPRLRDARLVAATDVDNPLLGLHGASNVFGPQKGADKADVLLLDAALERFAAVLERDLPGCPAGLGALPGGGAAGGLGAAVLALGGRCESGIGLVTGAVGLDTALDTVDLVITGEGSFDHQSLRGKVVAGVAGAARDRGVPCVVLAGRVSTGRREAAAAGVTEAYSLVEHFGGEERGGVEAAMGRPAEGLRALGARLARQWSR, from the coding sequence ATGCGCGTGCTGCTCTGTCCCGACAAGTTCGCCGGCACGCTGTCGGCCCCGGACGTGGCCGCGGCCGTCGCCGACGGCTGGCACGAGGTGGCCGGCGGCGACGAACTGCTCGTGCGGCCCCTCGCCGACGGCGGCCCCGGCTTCCTGGACGTGCTCGCCGACGCGCTGGACGCCCGCCGGGTGCCGGTGCCGACCGTCGACCCGCTCGGCCGGCCGGCGGCCGGTGAGATCCTGGTCACCGCCGACGGCACCGCCTACGTGGAGAGCGCCCAGGCGTGCGGCCTGCACCTGCTCACCCCGGCCGAGCGCGACCCGAAGGCCACCACCTCGTACGGGCTGGGGCTGCTGGTCGCCGCCGCCGTCGAACACGGCGCCCGGCAGGTGGTGATCGGGCTCGGCGGCTCCGCCACGAACGACGCCGGGGCCGGCATGCTCACCGCGCTGGGCGTGACACCGCTGGACGACGCCGGCCGTGCCCTGCCGTACGGGGGAGCGGCGCTGGCCGCCGTCGCGGCCCTGGACGGCGTACCCCGGCTGCGTGACGCCCGCCTGGTGGCCGCAACGGACGTCGACAACCCGCTGCTGGGGCTGCACGGCGCGAGCAACGTCTTCGGCCCGCAGAAGGGCGCCGACAAAGCGGACGTGCTGCTGCTCGACGCCGCGCTGGAGCGCTTCGCCGCCGTCCTGGAGCGGGACCTGCCGGGCTGCCCCGCCGGGCTGGGCGCCCTGCCCGGCGGCGGGGCGGCCGGCGGGCTGGGCGCGGCCGTCCTGGCGCTCGGCGGCCGGTGCGAGTCCGGCATCGGCCTGGTCACCGGGGCGGTCGGGCTGGACACCGCGCTCGACACCGTCGACCTGGTGATCACCGGCGAGGGGTCGTTCGACCACCAGTCGCTGCGCGGCAAGGTGGTCGCCGGGGTGGCCGGCGCCGCCCGGGACCGGGGGGTGCCCTGCGTGGTGCTGGCGGGACGGGTGAGCACCGGCCGCCGTGAGGCCGCCGCCGCCGGCGTCACCGAGGCGTACAGCCTGGTGGAGCACTTCGGCGGGGAGGAGCGCGGCGGGGTCGAGGCGGCGATGGGCCGCCCGGCCGAGGGCCTGCGGGCACTGGGCGCCCGGCTGGCCCGGCAGTGGAGCCGCTGA
- a CDS encoding AzlD domain-containing protein, with protein sequence MLMAVILALAAGTYGFRVAGVLLRDRLDLPEWSRQVLPIGAAALLAALAATAALTEAGRFAGWARPAGVLVGVLLAWRRAPFVLVVLGAAGTTALLRLLGVE encoded by the coding sequence GTGCTGATGGCGGTGATCCTGGCGCTGGCCGCCGGGACGTACGGGTTCCGGGTGGCCGGCGTGCTGCTGCGCGACCGGCTCGACCTGCCGGAGTGGTCCCGGCAGGTGCTGCCGATCGGCGCGGCGGCCCTGCTGGCCGCCCTGGCGGCCACCGCCGCGCTCACCGAGGCCGGCCGGTTCGCCGGTTGGGCCCGCCCGGCGGGCGTGCTGGTGGGCGTGTTGCTGGCCTGGCGTCGGGCGCCGTTCGTGCTGGTGGTGCTCGGGGCGGCCGGTACCACCGCGCTGCTGCGGCTGCTCGGCGTGGAGTGA
- the erpA gene encoding iron-sulfur cluster insertion protein ErpA, with product MTTPAQTESTEAKAPTTVILTDVAAQKVKALIEQEGRDDLRLRVAVQPGGCSGLRYQLFFDERSLDGDVVTGFDGVEVVVDRMSAPYLAGATIDFADRIDAQGFTIDNPNAGNSCACGDSFS from the coding sequence GTGACCACGCCAGCGCAGACCGAGTCGACCGAGGCCAAGGCCCCCACGACCGTCATCCTCACCGACGTCGCGGCGCAGAAGGTCAAGGCTCTGATCGAGCAGGAGGGCCGTGACGACCTGCGGCTCCGCGTCGCGGTGCAGCCGGGCGGCTGCTCCGGCCTGCGGTACCAGCTCTTCTTCGACGAGCGGTCGCTCGACGGCGACGTCGTCACCGGCTTCGACGGCGTCGAGGTCGTCGTCGACCGGATGAGCGCCCCCTACCTGGCCGGCGCCACGATCGACTTCGCCGACCGGATCGACGCCCAGGGCTTCACGATCGACAACCCGAACGCGGGCAACTCCTGCGCCTGCGGCGACTCGTTCAGCTGA
- the coxB gene encoding cytochrome c oxidase subunit II: MVARSSEVRPSAVRRSASPGAGGRRARGAGRLAGLGLGGAALLVLLTGCDVGAAFDGFGWPQGGITPEAHRMYDLWIASCIAALAVGVFVWGLIFWCVVRYRKRGNELPAQTRYNMPMEFLYTIAPILIVSVLFYYTAIVQTNVVRTTANPDVTVEVVAFKWNWQFNYRDGQGPEANTVASVLGTSEVIPILVLPTDRSIRFEETSRDVIHSFWVPEMLFKRDVFPGEIRNVFEVSKFEEEGAYVGRCAELCGSYHAFMNFELRVVSPEQYDQFLAAKQAGRSTQEALTAIGEKPYAETTRPFETRRTQANFNPDNASAGAGN; encoded by the coding sequence GTGGTCGCAAGGAGTTCGGAGGTACGGCCGTCGGCCGTACGACGCAGCGCTTCCCCGGGAGCCGGTGGGCGCCGGGCGCGGGGTGCCGGTCGGCTCGCCGGGCTCGGTCTCGGCGGAGCGGCGCTGCTGGTCCTGCTCACGGGCTGCGACGTCGGCGCCGCGTTCGACGGCTTCGGCTGGCCGCAGGGCGGCATCACGCCCGAGGCGCACCGGATGTACGACCTGTGGATCGCGTCGTGCATCGCGGCGCTCGCGGTCGGCGTGTTCGTGTGGGGCCTCATCTTCTGGTGCGTGGTGCGCTACCGGAAGCGGGGCAACGAGCTGCCGGCGCAGACCCGCTACAACATGCCGATGGAGTTCCTCTACACCATCGCGCCGATCCTGATCGTCTCCGTGCTCTTCTACTACACGGCGATCGTCCAGACGAACGTGGTGCGGACGACGGCGAACCCGGACGTCACCGTCGAGGTCGTCGCCTTCAAGTGGAACTGGCAGTTCAACTACCGCGACGGGCAGGGCCCGGAGGCCAACACCGTGGCCTCGGTCCTCGGCACCAGTGAGGTCATCCCGATCCTCGTGCTGCCGACCGACCGGTCCATCCGCTTCGAGGAGACCAGCCGCGACGTCATCCACTCCTTCTGGGTGCCGGAGATGCTGTTCAAGCGGGACGTCTTCCCGGGCGAGATCCGCAACGTCTTCGAGGTCTCCAAGTTCGAGGAGGAGGGCGCGTACGTGGGCCGCTGCGCCGAGCTGTGCGGCAGCTACCACGCCTTCATGAACTTCGAGCTGCGCGTCGTCTCCCCGGAGCAGTACGACCAGTTCCTCGCCGCCAAGCAGGCTGGCCGGTCGACGCAGGAGGCGCTGACCGCCATCGGCGAGAAGCCGTACGCGGAGACCACCCGGCCGTTCGAGACCCGGCGTACGCAGGCGAACTTCAACCCGGACAACGCGTCCGCCGGCGCGGGCAACTGA